In a single window of the Callithrix jacchus isolate 240 chromosome 1, calJac240_pri, whole genome shotgun sequence genome:
- the LOC144577966 gene encoding uncharacterized protein LOC144577966 isoform X1 has translation MGSKAPSRKKKEPRRPGRGSSLFSTCGCGVLNAEVSQARTRRCILEMALAVGACEGSSRIFLVTHEATVNTFAVSLLHVLDDFWRLEDPVEGELLGKRERRLRENICSETSLQDPGVTSSKTCLGFCFPGMGLEKAEEIGLGSLELWGYEGALAAGTHSSRKPSLTTPGWVITSLCYA, from the exons ATGGGGAGTAAGGCAccatcaagaaagaagaaagaacctcggaggccaggcagg GGCTCCTCTCTGTTCTCCACATGTGGCTGTGGCGTGTTGAATGCAGAAGTTTCACAGGCACGTACCAGACGCTGCATTCTGGAAATGGCTCTGGCCGTTGGTGCATGTGAGGGCAGCTCCCGGATTTTCCTGGTTACACACGAAGCCACTGTGAACACTTTTGCCGTGTCTCTTCTGCATGTTCTTGATgatttctggaggctagaagatCCCGTAGAAGGAGAATTGCTGGGTAAAAGG gaGAGGAGACTTCGGGAGAACATCTGTTCTGAGACCTCACTTCAGGACCCAGGAGTGACATCCTCCAAAACCTGTCTGGGTTTCTGCTTCCCTGGAATGGGCTTGGAGAAAGCAGAGGAGATAGGACTGGGAAGCCTGGAACTCTGGGGCTACGAGGGAGCTCTGGCAGCAG GGACccactcctccaggaagccttccctgaccaccccgGGCTGGGTCATCACTTCTCTGTGCTACGCCTGA
- the LOC144577966 gene encoding uncharacterized protein LOC144577966 isoform X2 → MALAVGACEGSSRIFLVTHEATVNTFAVSLLHVLDDFWRLEDPVEGELLGKRERRLRENICSETSLQDPGVTSSKTCLGFCFPGMGLEKAEEIGLGSLELWGYEGALAAGTHSSRKPSLTTPGWVITSLCYA, encoded by the exons ATGGCTCTGGCCGTTGGTGCATGTGAGGGCAGCTCCCGGATTTTCCTGGTTACACACGAAGCCACTGTGAACACTTTTGCCGTGTCTCTTCTGCATGTTCTTGATgatttctggaggctagaagatCCCGTAGAAGGAGAATTGCTGGGTAAAAGG gaGAGGAGACTTCGGGAGAACATCTGTTCTGAGACCTCACTTCAGGACCCAGGAGTGACATCCTCCAAAACCTGTCTGGGTTTCTGCTTCCCTGGAATGGGCTTGGAGAAAGCAGAGGAGATAGGACTGGGAAGCCTGGAACTCTGGGGCTACGAGGGAGCTCTGGCAGCAG GGACccactcctccaggaagccttccctgaccaccccgGGCTGGGTCATCACTTCTCTGTGCTACGCCTGA
- the LOC128928918 gene encoding uncharacterized protein LOC128928918 isoform X2: MDAHSGSGSAQVAASDPGPVPRSSPVPQQPSRGAVAPGGHAGEPQLQRPERLIAEDPSRAHLLPQTPTLALGAARSVYASGAPRGRARSRQESLLGALPVSLLLPESGQRRVNFGPLQPASLTPGAG; this comes from the exons atgGATGCTCACTCGGGCTCGGGATCCGCCCAGGTAGCGGCCTCGGATCCAGGTCCTGTGCCCAGGTCCTCCCCTGTCCCCCAGCAACCGAGCCGGGGGGCAGTGGCGCCCGGGGGCCATGCGGGGGAGCCGCAGCTGCAGCGGCCTGAGCGCCTGATCGCCGAGGACCCAAGCCGAGCTCACCTCCTTCCCCAGACCCCCACCCTGGCCCTGGGGGCGGCGCGCTCAGTTTATGCGTCCGGGGCCCCGCGGGGCCGGGCCCGGAGTCGGCAGGAATCGCTGCTGGGCgctcttcctgtctctctgctGCTACCTGAGTCTGGTCAGCGCCGAG TGAACTTTGGACCCTTGCAGCCCGCGAGCCTGACGCCAGGCGCTGGGTGA
- the LOC128928918 gene encoding uncharacterized protein LOC128928918 isoform X1: MDAHSGSGSAQVAASDPGPVPRSSPVPQQPSRGAVAPGGHAGEPQLQRPERLIAEDPSRAHLLPQTPTLALGAARSVYASGAPRGRARSRQESLLGALPVSLLLPESGQRRGEHFEVDACSGHCANGVCKNGGTCVNLLIGGFHCMCPPPTASTRGPTVRSPPGASHPGPLSPSGA; encoded by the exons atgGATGCTCACTCGGGCTCGGGATCCGCCCAGGTAGCGGCCTCGGATCCAGGTCCTGTGCCCAGGTCCTCCCCTGTCCCCCAGCAACCGAGCCGGGGGGCAGTGGCGCCCGGGGGCCATGCGGGGGAGCCGCAGCTGCAGCGGCCTGAGCGCCTGATCGCCGAGGACCCAAGCCGAGCTCACCTCCTTCCCCAGACCCCCACCCTGGCCCTGGGGGCGGCGCGCTCAGTTTATGCGTCCGGGGCCCCGCGGGGCCGGGCCCGGAGTCGGCAGGAATCGCTGCTGGGCgctcttcctgtctctctgctGCTACCTGAGTCTGGTCAGCGCCGAG GAGAACACTTCGAGGTGGACGCCTGCTCAGGCCACTGTGCCAACGGGGTGTGCAAGAACGGGGGCACCTGTGTGAACCTGCTCATCGGCGGCTTCCACTGCATGTGCCCCCCCCCCACGGCAAGTACGAGAGGCCCTACTGTGAGGTCACCACCAGGAGCTTCCCACCCCGGTCCTTTGTCACCTTCCGGGGCCTGA